The following is a genomic window from Oscillospiraceae bacterium.
CCTGCTCGACGGTGTCTGGCTGCCCGTATACGCCGCCGCGCGCCGCGCCGGGGCACAGCCCCTGACGGCGGCCGCGTTCCCGCCGGACATGGTGCTCCTGCTTGGCAACGAGGGCACGGGCCTTTCCAGTGATCTGTCGGCGCGCGCGGACAAGGCGGTGTGGATTCCGCTTCGCCCGGGCTGGGATTCCTTGGGTGTGGCGGCCGCCGCCGCCGTTCTCCTGTACGGCTGGACGACGGGAGATGCGCAAAAAGGATAAATTTGGGAATTATGTTTGCTTTCCAGTCACAGGGATTCAGAGCGTATCGGGAAAGTCGGTGATGGTTTGGCGGCTTTGAAGTATTGGATCTGGTTGAGCTCACTGCGTTCGTTGGGGGCGGCGGGGGCCTTTTTGGCCGCCGAGCGGTTCGGGACGCCCGAAAATCTGTTCTTTGCCGACGAGGAGGCCCTGCGCGCCGTGCCGGATCTCAGCGCGCCGCAGCGCGCGGAGATCCTCCGACACGATCTCGACCCGGCTGAACGCATCCTGGAGCAGTGCAGTCTGGCCGGGCTCCGCGTCCTCACCTGGCAGGACGCGGACTACCCGGAGCGGCTGAAGAACATCCACGCGCCGCCCTGCACGCTGTATCTGAAGGGTCGTCTGCCCGTCTTCGACGAGGAGGCGGCGCTGACCGTGGTCGGCTCGCGCCGCGCCACGCCTTACGGTGTCCAGGCGGCTGAGCGGCTCTCCTACGCGCTGGCGCGCGCGGGCATGCTCATCGTCTCCGGCCTCGCGCGCGGCGTCGACGCCCACGCCCACCGGGCCGCGCTGCGCGCCGGCGCGCCCACTGTGGCCGTGCTGGGCTGCGGCGCGGACACGCCCTACCCGGCCGAGAACAAGGCGCTTTACGAGGACATAGCGGCGGCGGGCGCCGTGATGAGCGAATACCCGCCGGGCGCGCCGCCGCTCGCCGCCCATTTTCCGGCCCGAAACCGGATCCTCAGCGGTCTGTCGCTGGGCGTTATGGTGGTGGAGGCCCCGCTGCGTTCAGGCGCGCTGATCACGGCCTTCCACGCGCTCGAACAGGGCCGCGATGTGTTTGCGGTGCCGGGTAACATCGACGTCCCGGAGAGCGCCGGCTGCAACCGGCTGATCCGCGAGGGCGCGCAGCTCGTGACGGGTCCGGACGACGTCTTAGCGGAATACGCCGCGCTCTACCCCCACAAGATTCGTCCGCAACGCGTAGCGCCGCCGCCGGCGGATGCGGCGGAGGCCGTGCGGGCGAAAGACAGGATGCCGGTCGGCCGCGCTCAGCCGACGCCCGATGAGGCTCCGGCCGCGGCCGAGCCGGCCCCGCAGGTGACGGATCTCGGAACGATGCTGGCGGACCTGGACGAGGATGCGCGGGCGGTGCTGCTCGCCGTGGCGGGCGCGCCGCGCCATGTGGACGAGATCGTGGAGGCGACGGGGCTGTCCGCCGCCCATGTGCTGCGCGCGCTCACGGTGCTGGAGTTACAGGGCCGGGCGGAATCCCTGCCCGGTAAGCGCTTCCGGCTCGCCGGCGGGCGGACCTGATACAGACGAAAGGCGGCCGAAGACGGCCCCATCCGGGGCGTCTGGCCGCAGGAGGAATCATATGAAGAATCTACTCATTGTGGAGTCGCCGGCCAAGGCGAAAACCATCGGCAAATATCTGGGAAACGACTTCCGGGTCAAGGCCACCATGGGGCATCTGCGAGACCTGCCCAAATCCACGATGGGTGTGGATGTGGACGCCGGATTTACTATAAATTACCAGCCCATTGCAGGCAAGGAGAAGACCATTGCGGAGCTGCGGGGCGAGGCGGCCAAGGCAGACTACATCTACCTGGCCACCGACCCGGACCGCGAGGGCGAGGCCATCTCGTGGCATCTCAAGGAACTCCTTGCGTTGCCGGACGAGAAGGCGTTGCGGGTGACGTTTAACGAGATTACGCCGAGGGTGGTGCGGGAGAGTGTCAAGCATCCGCGCGCCATCGACGAACACCTGGTGGACGCGCAGCAGGCGCGTCGGGTGCTTGACCGCATTGTGGGGTACGAGATCAGCCCGTTGCTGTGGCGCAAGGTGCGGCCCGGTCTGTCCGCCGGCCGGGTGCAGTCGGTGGCCACACGGCTCGTCGTCGACCGCGAGGAGGAGATCCGCGCTTTTACCCCGGAAGAATACTGGAGCATCGATGTCGCGCTCGACCGCGTCGAGGGGCCGGGCCGGTTCGAGGCGCATTTTTATGGGACTCGGACCGAAAAGCGCGCGCTGAAGAACCAAGCGGAGGCCGACGCGGTGGTGGCGGCCGTCTCAAACGCCCCGTTTTCCGTATACGAGGTGAAGACGGGGGAGCGCCGGCGTTCCCCCGCGCCGCCGTTTATCACCTCCACGCTGCAGCAGGAGGCCTCGCGCAAGTGCAACATGAGCGCGCGCCGCACGATGGCGTTGGCCCAGCAGCTCTACGAGGGCGTCGAGATCGAGGGCCTCGGGCTCACGGGTCTCATCACTTACATGCGCACCGACTCCCAGCGTCTCTCCGAAGACGCGCTGACGCAGGCGCGTGCGTTCATCCGGACGCAGTACGGCGAGAGCTACTGTCCCAAGACGCCCCGCCGCTACAAGACGAAGGGCGGCGCGCAGGACGCGCACGAGGCCATCCGCCCGTCGGATGTCACATTGACGCCGGAGCGGGTGCGCGGCAACCTCACCCAGGACCAATACCGGCTCTATCGGCTGATCTGGGAGCGTTTTGTCGCATGTCAAATGGAAAACGCTGTCTACGACACGCTGACCATCGATACGCTCTCGGCGGAGTATGTGTTCCGCGCCAACCACACCGCGGTCAAATTCCCGGGGTTCACGGCCGTGTATGAGGAAGGGCGCGACGACGAAA
Proteins encoded in this region:
- the dprA gene encoding DNA-processing protein DprA, encoding MKYWIWLSSLRSLGAAGAFLAAERFGTPENLFFADEEALRAVPDLSAPQRAEILRHDLDPAERILEQCSLAGLRVLTWQDADYPERLKNIHAPPCTLYLKGRLPVFDEEAALTVVGSRRATPYGVQAAERLSYALARAGMLIVSGLARGVDAHAHRAALRAGAPTVAVLGCGADTPYPAENKALYEDIAAAGAVMSEYPPGAPPLAAHFPARNRILSGLSLGVMVVEAPLRSGALITAFHALEQGRDVFAVPGNIDVPESAGCNRLIREGAQLVTGPDDVLAEYAALYPHKIRPQRVAPPPADAAEAVRAKDRMPVGRAQPTPDEAPAAAEPAPQVTDLGTMLADLDEDARAVLLAVAGAPRHVDEIVEATGLSAAHVLRALTVLELQGRAESLPGKRFRLAGGRT
- the topA gene encoding type I DNA topoisomerase; this translates as MKNLLIVESPAKAKTIGKYLGNDFRVKATMGHLRDLPKSTMGVDVDAGFTINYQPIAGKEKTIAELRGEAAKADYIYLATDPDREGEAISWHLKELLALPDEKALRVTFNEITPRVVRESVKHPRAIDEHLVDAQQARRVLDRIVGYEISPLLWRKVRPGLSAGRVQSVATRLVVDREEEIRAFTPEEYWSIDVALDRVEGPGRFEAHFYGTRTEKRALKNQAEADAVVAAVSNAPFSVYEVKTGERRRSPAPPFITSTLQQEASRKCNMSARRTMALAQQLYEGVEIEGLGLTGLITYMRTDSQRLSEDALTQARAFIRTQYGESYCPKTPRRYKTKGGAQDAHEAIRPSDVTLTPERVRGNLTQDQYRLYRLIWERFVACQMENAVYDTLTIDTLSAEYVFRANHTAVKFPGFTAVYEEGRDDENDEKDDALPNLRQGETLALAGVTPAQHFTQPPPRYTEASLIRAMEEKGIGRPSTYAPTISTIMGREYIVRQGKALHPTPLGEVITTMMKEKFTDIIEVAFTARMEDYLDEVEEGRKDWRAMLSEFYGGFSDAVRAAGEDKKRYKVPDEPTDVVCELCGRKMVIKMGRFGRFMACPGWPECKNTKPVSEPTPGECPLCGAVILKKKSRNNRDYYGCERHPACGFMTWDVPVGDRCPECMKTLFKRSGRGAAKPFCANPSCPAFVPEDQRGYKKKAAAAETAAGETEAATEKTAKAGAAKTTAAKKTAAKSTGKAAVVKAAGGRRTTKKAAAGTDGAS